Proteins from one Mycobacterium sp. EPa45 genomic window:
- the galE gene encoding UDP-glucose 4-epimerase GalE, translating into MKLLVTGGAGYVGSVCAAVLVEQGHEVVVVDDLSTGNADAVPGGAQFVQADMVQVAPDLLGDGSFDGVLHFAAKSLVGESVEAPERYWNGNVIKTLQLLEAIRTAGVPRLVFSSTAATYGEPESVPITEDAPTKPTNAYGATKLAIDHAITSYARAHGLAATSLRYFNVAGAYAGFGERHATETHLIPLVLQVATGQRPEILVFGNDWPTPDGTCLRDYIHVRDLADAHVLALQTAQPGEHRIYNLGNGTGFSVREVIASCERVTGTPIAARDVERRAGDPAVLIASSEKAITELGWQPQHTGIDEIVSDAWEFTRSRS; encoded by the coding sequence ATGAAACTTCTCGTCACCGGCGGGGCGGGATACGTCGGGAGCGTGTGCGCGGCGGTGCTCGTGGAACAGGGCCACGAGGTGGTGGTCGTCGACGACCTGTCGACCGGCAACGCCGATGCGGTGCCGGGCGGCGCGCAGTTCGTCCAGGCCGACATGGTCCAGGTCGCACCGGATCTGCTCGGTGACGGCTCCTTTGACGGCGTTCTGCACTTCGCCGCGAAATCTCTGGTGGGCGAGTCGGTCGAGGCGCCGGAGCGGTACTGGAACGGCAACGTCATCAAGACTCTGCAACTGCTCGAGGCGATCCGCACCGCCGGCGTGCCGCGGCTGGTGTTCTCCTCGACCGCGGCGACCTATGGCGAGCCGGAGTCGGTTCCGATCACCGAGGATGCACCGACCAAGCCGACCAACGCCTACGGCGCCACGAAGCTGGCGATCGACCACGCGATCACGTCGTACGCCCGCGCGCACGGACTGGCCGCCACGAGCCTGCGCTACTTCAACGTCGCCGGTGCGTACGCCGGGTTCGGTGAGCGGCATGCCACCGAGACGCACCTGATTCCGCTGGTGCTGCAGGTTGCGACCGGTCAGCGGCCCGAGATCCTGGTGTTCGGCAATGACTGGCCGACGCCGGATGGCACCTGCCTGCGCGACTACATCCACGTTCGCGATCTGGCCGATGCGCACGTGTTGGCGCTGCAGACCGCGCAGCCGGGAGAGCACCGCATCTACAACCTCGGCAACGGCACCGGCTTCTCGGTTCGTGAGGTGATCGCCAGTTGTGAGCGGGTCACCGGCACGCCGATCGCGGCACGCGATGTCGAGCGCCGGGCCGGCGATCCCGCCGTGCTGATCGCGTCGAGCGAGAAAGCCATCACCGAGCTCGGCTGGCAGCCGCAGCACACCGGGATTGATGAGATCGTTTCCGACGCTTGGGAATTCACCCGTTCGCGGAGTTAG
- a CDS encoding glycerol-3-phosphate dehydrogenase/oxidase yields the protein MSDPILRPGTGQTLLGPSERSQAWERLGSEQFDVVVIGGGVVGAGCALDAATRGLKVALVEARDFASGTSSRSSKMFHGGLRYLEQLEFGLVREALHERELSLTALAPHLVKPLPFLFPLTKRVWERPYIAAGIFLYDQLGGSKSVPAQKHLTKSGALRLAPGLKRSSLIGGIRYYDTVVDDARHTMTVARTAAHYGAVVRTSTQVVSLLREGDRVIGVKIRDSEDGSVEDVRGHVVINATGVWTDEIQALSKERGRFRVRASKGVHVVVPRDRVVSEVAIILRTEKSVLFVIPWGTHWIIGTTDTDWNLDLAHPAATKADIDYILGTVNKVLATPLTHDDIDGVYAGLRPLLAGESEETSKLSREHAVAVPSPGLVAIAGGKYTTYRVMAEDAVDAAAEYIPARVAPSITEKVPLMGADGYFALVNQTQSVGARYGLHPYRVRHLLDRYGSLIGDVLSLAVGRPELLEPITDAPVYLKVEAAYAAAAEGALHLEDILARRMRISIEYPHRGVDCALQVAEIVAPILGWSEADCAREVATYLARVEAEILSQTQPDDASADALRASAPEARAEILEPVPLN from the coding sequence ATGAGCGACCCGATCCTTCGACCGGGCACCGGTCAGACCCTTCTCGGACCTTCCGAACGGTCGCAAGCCTGGGAGCGGTTGGGCAGCGAACAGTTCGACGTCGTCGTCATCGGCGGTGGCGTGGTCGGTGCCGGCTGCGCACTGGATGCCGCGACCCGTGGGCTCAAGGTGGCCCTCGTGGAAGCGCGGGACTTCGCGTCGGGGACATCGAGCCGCAGTTCGAAGATGTTCCACGGCGGACTGCGCTATCTCGAGCAGTTGGAGTTCGGCCTGGTGCGTGAGGCACTGCACGAGCGCGAGCTATCACTGACCGCGCTGGCGCCGCATCTGGTCAAGCCGCTTCCGTTCCTGTTCCCGCTGACCAAACGGGTGTGGGAGCGGCCGTACATCGCCGCGGGCATCTTCCTCTACGACCAGCTGGGCGGCTCGAAATCCGTTCCGGCGCAAAAACATCTGACCAAGTCGGGTGCGCTGCGGCTGGCGCCCGGGCTCAAGCGCAGCTCGCTGATCGGCGGCATCCGCTATTACGACACCGTCGTCGACGACGCGCGGCACACCATGACCGTGGCGCGCACCGCCGCCCACTACGGCGCGGTGGTGCGCACCTCGACGCAGGTGGTCTCGCTGCTGCGGGAGGGCGACCGGGTGATCGGGGTCAAGATCCGGGACTCCGAGGATGGGTCGGTCGAGGACGTCCGCGGCCACGTCGTGATCAACGCGACCGGGGTGTGGACCGACGAGATCCAGGCCTTGAGCAAGGAGCGCGGACGGTTCCGGGTGCGCGCGTCCAAGGGTGTGCACGTCGTGGTGCCCCGCGACCGCGTCGTGTCCGAGGTGGCGATCATCCTGCGCACCGAGAAGTCGGTGCTGTTCGTGATCCCGTGGGGGACGCACTGGATCATCGGGACCACCGATACCGACTGGAACCTCGACCTGGCGCATCCTGCCGCGACGAAGGCGGACATCGACTACATCCTCGGCACCGTCAACAAGGTGCTGGCCACGCCGCTCACGCACGACGACATCGACGGTGTGTACGCCGGGCTGCGGCCGCTGCTGGCGGGGGAGAGCGAAGAGACTTCCAAGCTGTCCCGCGAGCATGCCGTCGCGGTGCCGTCGCCGGGCCTGGTCGCGATCGCGGGCGGCAAGTACACCACCTACCGGGTGATGGCCGAGGACGCGGTCGACGCCGCCGCCGAGTACATCCCGGCGCGGGTGGCGCCCTCGATCACCGAGAAGGTGCCGTTGATGGGCGCCGACGGGTACTTTGCGCTGGTCAACCAGACCCAAAGCGTGGGCGCCCGCTACGGCCTGCACCCGTATCGGGTGCGGCATCTGCTGGATCGGTACGGTTCGCTGATCGGCGACGTGTTGTCGTTGGCCGTCGGCAGGCCGGAGCTGCTCGAGCCGATCACCGATGCGCCGGTGTACCTCAAGGTGGAGGCGGCCTACGCCGCAGCCGCGGAGGGGGCGCTGCACCTCGAGGACATCCTGGCCCGGCGGATGCGGATCTCGATCGAATACCCGCACCGCGGCGTGGACTGTGCCCTCCAGGTGGCCGAGATCGTAGCCCCGATCCTCGGCTGGAGCGAAGCTGACTGTGCCCGTGAGGTGGCCACGTATCTGGCCCGGGTGGAGGCCGAAATTCTGTCGCAGACCCAGCCGGACGACGCCTCGGCCGATGCGCTGCGGGCGTCTGCGCCGGAGGCGCGTGCCGAGATCCTCGAGCCCGTGCCACTGAACTGA
- a CDS encoding gamma-glutamylcyclotransferase encodes MPLYAAYGSNMHPEQMLERAPHSPMAGTGWLHGWRLTFAGEDIGWEGALATLVEDPDSKVFVVLYDMTTADEQNLDRWEGSELGFHKKIRCRIECESTDTTNDPVLAWLYVLDAWEGGLPSARYLGVMADAAEIAGAPAEYVHDLRTRPARNIGPGHGSG; translated from the coding sequence GTGCCGCTCTACGCCGCCTATGGGTCAAACATGCATCCCGAGCAGATGCTGGAGCGTGCGCCGCATTCCCCGATGGCCGGCACCGGCTGGTTGCACGGCTGGCGGCTGACGTTCGCCGGTGAGGACATCGGCTGGGAGGGTGCCCTGGCAACTCTGGTCGAGGATCCTGACTCCAAGGTGTTCGTGGTGCTCTACGACATGACGACTGCCGACGAGCAGAACCTGGACCGCTGGGAAGGCTCGGAGCTGGGCTTCCACAAGAAGATCAGATGCCGTATCGAGTGCGAATCCACCGACACCACAAACGATCCCGTGCTCGCCTGGCTCTATGTGCTGGACGCCTGGGAGGGTGGGCTACCGTCGGCGCGCTATCTCGGCGTGATGGCGGATGCCGCTGAGATCGCGGGCGCGCCTGCGGAGTACGTGCATGACCTGCGCACCCGCCCGGCGCGCAATATCGGCCCGGGCCACGGCAGCGGCTAA
- a CDS encoding M20 family metallopeptidase — protein sequence MSIADTCESWLAGHFDDLVQWRRHIHRYPELGRQEFATTQFVADRLVEAGLNPKVLPGGTGLTCDFGPEHAPRIALRADMDALPMAERTGAPYSSTMPNIAHACGHDAHTAMLIGAATALASVPELPVGVRLIFQAAEELMPGGAIDAISAGALSGVSRIFALHCDPRLAVGRVAIIPGPITSAADSIEITLHSAGGHTSRPHLTSDLVYGMGTLITGLPGVLSRRVDPRHSTVMVWGAANAGVAANAIPQTGTLAGTVRTASRETWVGMESLVHEIVSGLLAPLGIEHTLNYHRGVPPVVNEERSTQIMTHAIEAVAPDALADTRQSGGGEDFSWYLEEVPGAMARLGVWSGRGPQLDLHQPTFDLDERALAVGVRVLVNIVEQSAEF from the coding sequence ATGAGTATCGCGGACACGTGCGAATCCTGGTTGGCCGGACATTTCGACGATCTGGTCCAGTGGCGCAGGCACATCCACCGCTATCCCGAGCTGGGGCGCCAGGAGTTCGCCACCACGCAGTTCGTCGCCGACCGGCTGGTCGAAGCCGGGTTGAACCCGAAGGTGCTGCCCGGCGGGACCGGGCTGACGTGTGACTTCGGCCCCGAGCACGCGCCGCGGATCGCGCTGCGCGCCGATATGGATGCACTGCCGATGGCCGAGCGCACCGGCGCGCCCTACAGCTCAACGATGCCGAACATCGCGCATGCGTGCGGACACGACGCCCACACCGCGATGCTGATCGGAGCCGCGACCGCACTGGCGTCCGTGCCCGAGCTACCGGTCGGGGTGCGGCTGATCTTCCAGGCCGCCGAGGAGCTGATGCCGGGTGGCGCGATCGACGCCATCTCGGCCGGTGCGCTGTCGGGGGTGTCGCGAATCTTCGCGCTGCACTGCGACCCCCGGCTGGCGGTCGGCCGGGTTGCGATCATCCCGGGGCCCATCACCTCGGCTGCGGACTCGATCGAGATCACGCTGCACTCGGCCGGTGGGCACACATCGCGGCCCCATCTGACGTCGGATCTGGTGTACGGGATGGGCACGCTGATCACCGGGCTGCCCGGGGTGCTGTCCAGGCGAGTCGACCCGCGGCACTCGACGGTCATGGTCTGGGGTGCGGCCAATGCGGGTGTCGCGGCCAATGCGATCCCGCAGACCGGCACGCTGGCGGGCACCGTGCGAACCGCCAGCCGGGAGACCTGGGTCGGCATGGAAAGCCTTGTGCACGAGATTGTTTCGGGCCTGTTGGCACCGCTGGGGATCGAGCACACGTTGAACTATCACCGGGGCGTGCCGCCGGTGGTCAACGAGGAACGTTCGACACAGATCATGACGCACGCCATCGAGGCGGTGGCGCCCGACGCGCTGGCCGACACCCGTCAGTCCGGTGGCGGCGAGGACTTCTCCTGGTATCTCGAGGAGGTGCCCGGCGCGATGGCACGCCTCGGGGTGTGGAGCGGCCGCGGCCCGCAATTGGATCTGCACCAGCCGACATTCGACCTCGACGAGCGTGCGCTGGCCGTGGGAGTTCGGGTGCTGGTCAACATCGTCGAGCAGTCAGCGGAGTTCTGA
- a CDS encoding NAD(P)H-quinone dehydrogenase encodes MTTRIVIIGGGPAGYEAALVAAGRGRDVAEVTVVDSDGIGGACVLWDCVPSKTFIASTGVRTELRRATGLGFDISLEDAKISLPDINNRVKTLARSQSADIGTQLLREKVNVVAGRGELIDAVPGMAHHRVRVTTATGQVGVLKGDVVLIATGASPRVLPNAVPDGDRILTWRQLYDLPELPEHLVIVGSGVTGAEFCNAYTELGVDVTVVASRDQILPHEDSDAAAVLEETFAERGVTLVKNARADSVVRTDNGVAVKMADGRVVEGSHALMTVGSVPNTSGLGLERVGIDLGPGNYIPVDRVSRTSAAGIYAAGDCTGLLPLASVAAMQGRIAMYHALGEGVAPIRLRTVASATFTRPEIAAVGVPQTAIDNGSVPARTIMLPLNTNARAKMSLLKRGFVKIFCRPATGVVIGGVVVAPIASELILPIALAVQNRISVTDLAQTLSVYPSLSGSIVEAARRLMAHDDLD; translated from the coding sequence GTGACGACGCGGATCGTGATCATCGGTGGGGGTCCGGCCGGCTACGAGGCCGCGTTGGTCGCCGCGGGTCGCGGCAGGGACGTCGCCGAGGTCACCGTGGTGGACTCCGACGGCATCGGCGGGGCCTGCGTTTTGTGGGACTGCGTGCCGTCCAAAACCTTCATCGCGTCGACCGGGGTGCGCACCGAACTGCGGCGCGCCACCGGTCTCGGGTTCGACATCAGCCTCGAGGACGCCAAGATCTCGCTGCCCGACATCAACAACCGCGTCAAGACCCTGGCCCGCTCGCAGTCCGCCGACATCGGCACGCAGCTGCTTCGCGAGAAGGTCAACGTCGTCGCCGGCCGCGGGGAGTTGATCGACGCGGTCCCGGGCATGGCACACCACCGTGTGCGGGTCACCACCGCCACCGGCCAAGTCGGCGTACTCAAGGGTGACGTGGTGCTGATCGCGACCGGCGCCAGCCCCCGCGTGCTGCCGAATGCGGTGCCGGACGGGGACCGGATCCTCACCTGGCGGCAGCTCTATGACCTTCCGGAACTGCCCGAGCATCTGGTGATCGTTGGCTCGGGTGTCACCGGCGCCGAGTTCTGCAACGCGTACACCGAGCTCGGCGTCGATGTCACCGTGGTGGCCAGCCGCGACCAGATCCTGCCGCATGAGGACAGCGACGCCGCCGCGGTGCTGGAGGAGACGTTCGCCGAGCGCGGCGTGACGCTGGTCAAGAACGCCAGGGCCGACTCGGTGGTCCGCACCGACAACGGCGTCGCGGTGAAGATGGCCGACGGCCGCGTCGTGGAGGGCAGCCATGCCTTGATGACCGTCGGGTCGGTGCCTAACACTTCTGGTCTGGGCCTCGAGCGGGTGGGCATCGACCTCGGTCCGGGCAACTACATCCCGGTCGACCGGGTGTCGCGGACGTCGGCCGCCGGCATCTATGCCGCCGGTGACTGCACCGGTCTGTTGCCGCTGGCGTCGGTCGCGGCGATGCAGGGCCGTATCGCGATGTACCACGCACTGGGCGAGGGGGTGGCCCCGATCCGGCTGCGCACGGTCGCCTCGGCCACGTTCACCAGGCCCGAGATCGCCGCCGTCGGGGTGCCGCAAACGGCCATCGACAACGGCTCGGTGCCGGCGCGCACGATCATGCTGCCGCTGAACACCAACGCCCGAGCCAAGATGTCGCTGCTCAAGCGCGGCTTCGTCAAGATCTTCTGCCGGCCCGCGACCGGCGTCGTCATCGGTGGCGTGGTGGTCGCCCCGATCGCCTCCGAGCTGATCCTGCCGATCGCGCTGGCCGTGCAAAACCGCATCTCGGTGACCGATCTGGCGCAGACGCTGTCGGTGTACCCGTCGTTGTCCGGCTCGATCGTCGAGGCTGCGCGCCGCCTGATGGCACACGACGATCTCGACTAG